One window from the genome of Pirellulales bacterium encodes:
- a CDS encoding metal-dependent transcriptional regulator, translating to MPSLTVENYVKAIYQLAHDAEDGAVATGQISAALGVLPGTVTSMLKTLDESNLATYTPYEGVRLTPSGRALALRVLRRHRLIEQFLNQTLNLSWDEVHEEAEHMEHAVSDALVDRIDAYLGHPTTDPHGDPIPRADGTVAAAHDRPLATCLAGDRFFVARVVDQTPEFLRYLSQVGLAIGVQGTLVANDVANDHVVVRLGESEKELAREAATKLMVR from the coding sequence ATGCCCAGTTTGACGGTCGAAAATTATGTGAAGGCAATCTATCAATTGGCCCACGACGCGGAGGATGGTGCCGTGGCGACCGGCCAAATCTCGGCCGCCCTTGGCGTATTGCCGGGCACCGTGACGAGCATGCTCAAAACACTGGATGAAAGCAACCTGGCAACCTACACGCCCTACGAAGGCGTGCGGCTGACGCCGTCGGGGCGGGCACTCGCGCTGCGGGTTCTGCGGCGGCACCGACTCATCGAGCAGTTCCTTAACCAGACGCTCAATTTGAGCTGGGATGAAGTGCACGAAGAAGCTGAGCACATGGAACACGCCGTAAGCGATGCCCTGGTGGACCGAATCGACGCCTATTTGGGCCACCCGACGACCGACCCGCACGGCGACCCCATCCCCAGAGCCGATGGCACGGTGGCGGCCGCTCACGATCGCCCGCTCGCCACGTGCCTGGCTGGCGACCGATTCTTTGTCGCCCGCGTCGTCGATCAGACGCCGGAGTTCTTGCGTTACCTCTCGCAAGTCGGGCTGGCGATCGGCGTCCAGGGAACGCTCGTGGCCAATGACGTAGCGAATGACCACGTGGTCGTACGACTCGGCGAAAGCGAGAAAGAGCTAGCGCGCGAAGCCGCAACGAAGCTTATGGTACGTTGA
- a CDS encoding alpha/beta fold hydrolase: MPESPHSAIDWRRLYPFASNWCDRPGGRVHFLDERPAGGQGEALLFVHGNPTWSFHWRRIISALRDRYRCIAPDHLGCGLSDKPMRLLRLDEHIENLVALVQELRVERLTLVAQDWGGAIGLGAMLRMPERLQRIVLFNTGAFSPRYIPWRIRACRVPVIGRLAVQGANLFSRAALRMTLAQTKKLAPAVAAGYLAPYNSWANRTAVYGFVHDIPTPRSRVAPRRECESRRDAFVNCDTAATLAQIESGLPSFADRPACLIWGMRDWCFRPDCLDRFLAAWPNAEAHRLADIGHWVVEDAPAESLAIVEGFLARSFKEAAAIAGD, translated from the coding sequence ATGCCAGAATCACCACATAGTGCCATTGATTGGCGGCGGCTATACCCGTTTGCGTCCAACTGGTGCGACCGGCCCGGCGGGCGAGTACACTTTTTGGATGAGAGACCCGCCGGCGGCCAAGGCGAGGCGTTGCTTTTCGTGCATGGAAACCCTACCTGGTCATTTCACTGGCGGCGGATCATCTCGGCGCTTCGCGATCGCTACCGCTGTATCGCTCCGGACCACTTGGGCTGTGGCTTGAGCGACAAACCAATGCGACTTCTGCGGCTAGACGAACATATTGAGAATCTCGTTGCCCTGGTTCAAGAACTGCGTGTCGAGCGACTCACACTCGTGGCGCAGGATTGGGGCGGTGCCATCGGCCTCGGCGCCATGTTGAGGATGCCCGAACGACTGCAACGGATCGTGCTGTTCAACACGGGCGCCTTTTCGCCGAGATACATTCCCTGGCGCATCCGCGCCTGTCGTGTGCCGGTGATCGGCCGGCTGGCGGTGCAAGGGGCGAATTTGTTCAGCCGGGCTGCGTTGCGAATGACGCTCGCCCAGACCAAGAAACTTGCACCGGCGGTGGCCGCAGGTTACCTGGCACCCTACAACTCTTGGGCGAATCGCACTGCCGTCTACGGCTTCGTGCATGACATTCCCACCCCGCGTAGCCGTGTCGCTCCGCGACGCGAATGCGAGTCTCGAAGAGACGCGTTCGTAAACTGTGACACCGCTGCCACGCTGGCACAAATTGAGTCCGGCCTGCCCTCGTTTGCCGATCGTCCCGCCTGCTTGATCTGGGGCATGCGTGACTGGTGTTTTCGCCCCGATTGCCTCGATCGATTTCTGGCGGCTTGGCCGAATGCGGAAGCCCATCGATTGGCCGACATCGGACACTGGGTCGTCGAAGATGCACCGGCAGAATCGCTGGCGATTGTCGAGGGATTCTTGGCCCGCTCATTCAAGGAGGCCGCGGCCATTGCGGGCGATTGA
- a CDS encoding triphosphoribosyl-dephospho-CoA synthase, with translation MHGGLRKTRFPISTAATLACVWEATAPKPGNVHRGADFEDVTYLDFVQSAIVVGPILAQTRELGVGRTVLEAVRATKAAVQTNTNLGAVLLLAPLAAVPDGTPHADGIRDVLNQLTAEDTRYVYEAIRISSAGGLGHAESADVFDEPPNITLVDAMRLAAHRDLVARQYAHQFADIFDRLAIWIETGVAQGGPLTTAIVHAQLRQLAAEVDSLILRKCGQQLAESVRVRASATIAAGKPGDETFERAVADLDFWLRADGHRRNPGTTADLIAAALFVLLREGRLNWTNLRAA, from the coding sequence ATGCACGGCGGATTGCGCAAAACTCGATTCCCGATTTCCACGGCGGCGACGCTGGCCTGTGTGTGGGAAGCAACCGCGCCAAAGCCCGGGAACGTCCATCGTGGCGCCGATTTCGAAGATGTCACCTATCTCGATTTCGTACAGAGTGCGATTGTCGTTGGACCGATACTAGCGCAAACTCGCGAACTGGGCGTCGGACGCACGGTACTCGAGGCCGTTCGAGCAACCAAGGCGGCGGTTCAAACGAATACCAACCTCGGTGCGGTCCTGCTGCTGGCGCCTCTCGCCGCGGTGCCCGATGGAACGCCACATGCCGATGGTATCCGTGACGTTCTAAATCAGCTAACGGCCGAAGACACTCGGTACGTGTACGAAGCGATTCGCATTTCGTCCGCCGGCGGTTTGGGGCACGCCGAAAGTGCCGATGTCTTCGACGAACCACCAAATATCACGCTCGTCGACGCGATGCGCCTCGCCGCCCACCGCGACTTAGTGGCCCGCCAATACGCCCATCAATTCGCCGACATTTTTGACCGGCTCGCAATTTGGATTGAAACGGGCGTCGCCCAGGGGGGGCCGCTTACCACGGCAATCGTCCACGCTCAGCTGCGGCAACTTGCGGCCGAGGTCGATAGCCTCATTCTGCGGAAGTGCGGCCAACAACTTGCGGAAAGCGTCCGCGTCCGTGCGTCGGCCACAATCGCGGCCGGCAAACCAGGCGATGAGACCTTTGAGCGAGCCGTCGCGGACCTCGACTTTTGGCTTCGAGCCGACGGCCATCGCCGCAATCCAGGCACAACTGCCGACCTCATTGCGGCAGCCCTTTTTGTCCTCCTTCGCGAAGGGCGGTTAAACTGGACAAACCTTCGCGCGGCCTAG
- a CDS encoding 6-carboxytetrahydropterin synthase has product MTDSYRVRIAKAEHVFCAGHFITFGGHCERLHGHNYHVAAEVSGILDENHLVIDFLLVRAKLLEITKWLDHYMLLPTGHPQIRVEKNGHEVTVTYADRRWIFPSGDCRILPIANTTAELLAAYIGQQLLGALGDVAAGLTHIRIELDECDGQVGIWDHALATPDAVRHTA; this is encoded by the coding sequence GTGACCGACTCGTATCGCGTTCGAATTGCCAAAGCCGAGCACGTTTTTTGTGCCGGTCATTTCATTACCTTTGGCGGTCATTGCGAGCGGCTGCATGGGCATAACTACCACGTCGCCGCCGAAGTCAGCGGCATCTTGGACGAAAACCATTTGGTGATCGATTTCCTTCTTGTGCGGGCGAAGTTGTTGGAAATCACCAAATGGCTCGACCACTACATGCTCTTGCCAACCGGGCACCCGCAGATTCGCGTTGAGAAAAACGGCCATGAGGTAACAGTGACGTATGCAGACCGCCGCTGGATTTTTCCCAGTGGCGATTGCCGTATCCTGCCAATTGCCAATACCACGGCGGAACTGCTGGCAGCCTACATCGGCCAGCAATTATTGGGCGCGTTGGGAGATGTTGCGGCGGGCCTGACTCACATCCGCATCGAGTTGGATGAATGCGATGGTCAGGTCGGCATCTGGGACCAT